The Calypte anna isolate BGI_N300 chromosome 2, bCalAnn1_v1.p, whole genome shotgun sequence genome includes a window with the following:
- the CREM gene encoding cAMP-responsive element modulator isoform X6 — protein sequence MSVLLLVILHMLASLEQFMLSSGRGTGESCMQKLIMAVTGDETAATGDMPAYQIRSPSTTLPQGVVMAASPGTLHSPQQLAEEATRKRELRLMKNREAAKECRRRKKEYIKCLESRVAVLEVQNKKLIEELETLKDICSSKTD from the exons ATGTCAGTGCTCTTGCTTGTAATCCTGCACATGCTTGCTAGTTTGGAGCAGTTCATGCTGAGCTCTGGTAGAGGAACAGGAGAATCGTGTATGCAGAAACTGATCATGGCTGTAACAGGAGATGAAACAG CTGCCACTGGAGACATGCCAGCTTACCAGATTCGATCTCCCAGTACTACTTTACCTCAGGGAGTTGTAATGGCAGCCTCACCAGGGACCTTGCACAGCCCTCAGCAACTGGCAGAAGAGGCAACACGCAAGAGGGAGCTGAGACTAATGAAAAATAG gGAAGCTGCTAAAGAATGTCGGCGTCGGAAGAAAGAATACATAAAATGTCTGGAGAGTCGTGTTGCAGTGCTAGAAGTTCAGAACAAGAAACTTATAGAGGAGCTTGAAACCCTAAAAGACATATGCTCTTCCAAAACAgattag
- the CREM gene encoding cAMP-responsive element modulator isoform X7 → MPAYQIRSPSTTLPQGVVMAASPGTLHSPQQLAEEATRKRELRLMKNREAARECRRKKKEYVKCLENRVAVLENQNKTLIEELKALKDLYCHKAE, encoded by the exons ATGCCAGCTTACCAGATTCGATCTCCCAGTACTACTTTACCTCAGGGAGTTGTAATGGCAGCCTCACCAGGGACCTTGCACAGCCCTCAGCAACTGGCAGAAGAGGCAACACGCAAGAGGGAGCTGAGACTAATGAAAAATAG GGAAGCTGCCAGAGAATGTCGCAGAAAGAAGAAGGAGTATGTCAAATGTCTTGAAAATCGTGTGGCTGTGcttgaaaaccaaaacaagactCTCATTGAGGAACTCAAGGCCCTCAAAGATCTTTATTGTCATAAAGCAGAGTAA
- the CREM gene encoding cAMP-responsive element modulator isoform X5 gives MSVLLLVILHMLASLEQFMLSSGRGTGESCMQKLIMAVTGDETAATGDMPAYQIRSPSTTLPQGVVMAASPGTLHSPQQLAEEATRKRELRLMKNREAARECRRKKKEYVKCLENRVAVLENQNKTLIEELKALKDLYCHKAE, from the exons ATGTCAGTGCTCTTGCTTGTAATCCTGCACATGCTTGCTAGTTTGGAGCAGTTCATGCTGAGCTCTGGTAGAGGAACAGGAGAATCGTGTATGCAGAAACTGATCATGGCTGTAACAGGAGATGAAACAG CTGCCACTGGAGACATGCCAGCTTACCAGATTCGATCTCCCAGTACTACTTTACCTCAGGGAGTTGTAATGGCAGCCTCACCAGGGACCTTGCACAGCCCTCAGCAACTGGCAGAAGAGGCAACACGCAAGAGGGAGCTGAGACTAATGAAAAATAG GGAAGCTGCCAGAGAATGTCGCAGAAAGAAGAAGGAGTATGTCAAATGTCTTGAAAATCGTGTGGCTGTGcttgaaaaccaaaacaagactCTCATTGAGGAACTCAAGGCCCTCAAAGATCTTTATTGTCATAAAGCAGAGTAA